The genomic stretch CGCGCACTCCCGCCCTGGACGTCGAAGTCCGCCTCCACACCCTCGGAGCGGCCGATCCAGTTGCGCTGCATGGAGGTGATGCGCTCGGGCCACTCCTTCAGCTGATCCAGCCCGTCCAGCAGCTCCTGCGAGTACTTCGTGATGCGGAAGGACCACTCGGGCAGCTCCTTGTCCACCACCGGGGACTCGCAGCGCTCGCACGTGCCTTCCTTCACCTGCTCGTTGGCGATGACCGTCAGACAGCCCGTGCACCAGTTCACCTTGCTGAACCGGCGGTACACCAGCCCGCGCTCCAGCATCTGGATGAAGAACCACTGGTTCCAGCGGTAGTACTCGGGCTCGCTGGTGTTGACCTCGCGGTTCCAGTCGTAGCTGTAGCCCAGCGAGCGGATCTCCTTCTTGAAGGAGTCGATGTTCTCCCGGGTACGCACCGCCGGATGCACACCGTCCTTGATGGCCGCGTTCTCCGCCGGCAGACCGAAGGCGTCCCACCCCATGGGGTGCAGCACGTCGTAGCCCTTCATCTGGAAGAAGCGCGCGTACACGTCCCCGATGAGGTAGTTGCGCACGTGCCCCATGTGCATCTTCCCGCTGGGGTACGGCAGCATCTCGAGGATGTACTTCTTCGGAGCCCCCGGACGCTTGCCCGCCCGGAACACCCCCGCCTCTTCCCAACGGGTCTGCCACTTCTGCTCGATTGCCTGCGGCTCGTAACGCTCGTTCATGGCCATGACGGGGTGCGTCTTAGTGGGACGCCAGCCCCCAGGCAACAGCAGACGCGCCAGTCCGTGTCCCACTGACGGCTGGAGCACGGGGCCAGGGGCCAGCCCTGGGACGAGCACTCCCCCGGCGGGCCACCGTCATTCGAGGCGCAACAGGCTCTTCACCGTGTCCTGGACGACCTTGGACTGCACGGGCTTGATCAGGTAGGCGCTGGCCCCGAGCGCCATGGCGCGCTCCCGGTCCTCGACGGCGGACTCGGTGGTGATGACCACGATGGGGACGGAACGGTACGCGTCCGTCTGCCGGAGGTGGCGGATGAGCTTGAGCCCATCCATCAACGGCATGTTGATGTCGGTGAGGACGAGATCGTACCGCCCCTGGGTGAGCTTCTTGAGGCCCTCGGCCCCATCCTGGGCCTCGTCGGTATGGACCCACGTGCCCAGGCGCTGCAGCGCGTACATGAGGCTGCGCCGCATGGGCATGGAGTCGTCCACCACGAGCGCACGGATCTGCTGCGTCATGGTGGACACCATAGCACCCGCCGGGCGCTTACAGGGTCTTGTCCTCGCAGGCGGAGGCGCCACAACCGTAGGCACGGCTCTCCACGCGCTCGACCACCTGCGCGAGCGGCTTGCACTCGGGCTCCGTCCTCAGCAGCCGCCACCGCTTCACCATCAGCTGCTCGTCGTAGTGCGGGATGTCGCTGAGGTGCGCGGGCAGGCGCACGTACGGCTGGGTCCGGGTCTCCCCCACCGTGGTCGTCGCCACCTCTCCGGGGCTCGACGCGACGGTCACCTGGGGCACGTGGACATGCATCGGCG from Archangium lipolyticum encodes the following:
- a CDS encoding response regulator, producing the protein MTQQIRALVVDDSMPMRRSLMYALQRLGTWVHTDEAQDGAEGLKKLTQGRYDLVLTDINMPLMDGLKLIRHLRQTDAYRSVPIVVITTESAVEDRERAMALGASAYLIKPVQSKVVQDTVKSLLRLE